AGTGCCGCGGCACACCGCAGTCTCGCCACCGCGCGTTCAGCGTTAACCCAGGCCGTGTTCTGGGTCAGTACAGCGCCGACCATGACTTCAAAGGCATGGCGGGCCGGCCACCAGCCCTGTGGGCCATAGGCGGCAAGCAGCTGCGCGTACAACCCCGGCAGTGCCGAAGCAGCCGCCGGCCGGCCGTGAAATACTGAAAGTCTGCTGATTCGAGGCGCCCATTGACAAGACCGGGTTCAGCCTGACCGAAGCCGGCGCGATCCGTCAACCTGCCCCGTCTTCCCCGTTCGGTCGCAGCCGCAGCGGATGCCGGCCCTGGGAGGTGCAGACGGCGGCAGCGCGAGGAAGGGCCGGGTCATGCATCGGGCCCGATCCGGGTATTTGATGGACAACAGTGGCCGGAGCGGTTAAAAACAGGCCATGCGCTATGATCAATCACGGCACAGGCGAACCGGCGAACAATGAGTCTCGAGGCCTGCGATGTCGAGCTGATGCTCGCCGAGCTGGGGCGTTTCGCACACGGCCCGCTGGCTGCCGAAGTGACCCATCCGGAAGCGCCGGTTGATGGCCCGGTTCTGACGCGGCTGCGCGAGGGGGCCGTCGCGCTCGGTTTGCTCGGAGCGGCCGGTAAGGTGGCCGAGTTTGGCCTGTGGCCGGCCGACGACAGCGGCTCGGCCTGCGTCTTTTCGATCCGCGCGCTCCAGCTTCTGGGCGAGGTCAATGCCGGGATCGCGCTGGCCTGGCATCGGGCTGCGCTGGCGGCGCATCTGGCTGACGGCCTGGGGCTGGCCCGGCGGGCAGGTGAGACGGCCGTTGTCGTGACCGGCCACTATGGGCTGGGACGCTCGTCGCTGGCGCGCTGGCTGCTTGACCGGAAGCCGGAGCAGGACGACACGGCGCTGCTGAGCGACTGGCTGGATCGACACGCCCGCGATACCTTCGCGCTGGCTCCGGTTGACTGGCAGTGGCTGTTGTGGCCGGTGTGGACGACACACGGGCTGGTCTGGTGCCGACACGCCCGCGGTACGCTGACAGCCGAGCGGCAGCGGCCGCAGCACGGACTCGATGAACTGGTCTTGTGGCGGCTGCGCTTGCCTGAGCCGGTCTCGGCCGAACCTGCGCAGGAAACGGCGCGCGCCATGTTCGGACGGGCGCTGAAAATGGAGGTGCTGGCCGCGCTCGCGATTGCCAGCGGTGCGGTTCGCGGTGCCTGCCACTTGGCGCTGGATTATGCCGCCCGGCGCCGCCAGGGCGGAGTGCCGATCAATCACTACCCGGCCGTGCAGTCGCAGCTGGCGATCATCGACTCGGCGCTGGTCCAGGCCGACGACGCACTCGGGGCGCTGGAACGGCCGCTTGATGCAATCGATCTCGGCCGGCTCCTGACGGTCAGAGTGCGACTCGACGCATCGCTGCGCGAGGCGGCCAACGCAGCCATGCAAGTCCACGGCGGCATCGGCTACATGCGCGATATCGGCATCGAAAAGCGCCTGCGTGAGGTCAATATGCTCTCGACGATCGCCGGCGGCGTTCGCGAGATTCCGTTGTTCATGGCGGAATGGAGGAGCTGATGCGCGACCACCTGCATGGGCATTTGCCCGACGATCATCCGCTGGCCCCGGCGGCCCGGCTGGCCGAATTCCGCTGGCCGGTGCGCGCGTTTGTCAACTACAGGCGAGACGATTTGTGGGCAGCGGATTGTCGGCGGTTGCCCCGACCGCTGGCCCGGCTGCGGCGCCGTGCTCGGGCGTTTGCCGAAACGCGTATCCGGCCGCTGTCCGCGGAGCTCGATCTCCTGGGGCACTGGTCGCCGCAGGAGCGCCCGCCGGCGATCGATCATTTGCTGGCCGAGGCCGGTCGCGCCGGCTGGCTGACTCACGTGCTGCCCAGGCCGGTCGGCAGCATGCCCTGGTCGGCAGTGCGCTACCCCCTGGTCTGGCAGGCCAGTCTGGTGATCGAGGAGTTTGCCCGTGCCTGCGGCGGTCTGATGCTACTGCTGTCGGCCCATCACCTCGGCGTCATGCCGCTGCTGCTGAGCGGCCAGCTCAAGGATCTGCGCCGGCACCTGTTGCCGATCTATCGCGGGTGCCGCCGCGGGGATTGGCGCCTGATGGCGTTCGCCATTACCGAGCCGGGTGCCGGTTCGGACGTCGAGGACGGACACGGCGCCGCCTCTGCCCGGCCGGGCCTGGTCGCGCGGCGGGTCGAAGGCGGCTGGCGACTGTGCGGCAGCAAATGCTATATCAGCGGCGGCGACCTGGCCGACCGCCTGACCGTGTTTGCCGCAATCGAAGGGCAGGGCCTGGATTCCTGGACCTGCTTCGTTGTTCCGGCCGACAGTGCCGGCTTTCGCGTGGCGCGGACCGAGCTGAAGATGGGCATGCGCGCCTCCGGCGCGGCCCAGCTCGAATTCGATGAGGTCTTCGTGCCCGACGACAACGTGGTTGGCGCAGTCGGACAGGGCTGGACGCTCAATCGCGCAGTGCTCAATGCCTCGCGTCTGCCGGTGGCGGCCATGGGCGTTGGTCTGGCGCGGGCCGCGACCGAATGCGCCATCGAGTTTGCGCGCTCCTATCACCTTGGTCCGCGTGCCCTGGTCGATTACCAGGACGTGCAGCTGGAGCTGGCCGAAATGGTGGCAGAAACGCGGGCTATGCGCAGCCTGCTCTGGCAGGAGGCACGCCATGCCCGCGCCCCGCGCCAGTTGCACAGCGCGCTGGTCAAGTTCCACGCCACCGATCGCGCCCAGCAGGTGGTCGAGCGTGCCATGGCCCTGCTTGGCGACCACGGCGGTCGACACGAGCTGACGATCGAGCGCATCTTTCGTGATATTCGGCTGACGCGCATTTTCGAGGGCACCAATGACATCAACCGACTGGCCCTGATCGAGGACTGGCAGCATGCGCTGCTCCCGACCGATCGGCCATCACACAGCGGGGTTTGATCATGAACGATTGGCGGCACGACCCGTTTTTCATGCGGCCGCTCACGCGCCACCAGACCAGCGCGGGACCCGTCGAGCTGCCGATTTGCTACTACGACAACTCCAACGTGGTGGCATTGTTCAAAGTACCCATGGCACCTGCTCGTGAGCTGGTGGCGCCGGCCGGCCTCGAGCCGGTCACCATATCGCGACGACGCGTACTGGTGGCCGTGGCGTTCTACGACTACCGGCAGGTGAGCATTGCCGCGTACCGGGAAGCGGGCGTGGCCATTGCAGTTGTGCCGGCGGGCAGCAGGCCGCCGCGATGGCCGCTGATCGACCTCTATCACAGCCTGGATCGACGCATGCTGGGTTTCCACATCGTCGACCTGCCGGTCACCACCGACCAGGCCTGTGCCGCTGGAATCGAGCTCTGGGGGCTTCCGAAATTCGTCACGCCGATCGATTTTGCCATCGACGGTCGCCGGCTGCGGCTGGCCGTCAGCGCGCCAGACCAGATCGATGGGCCGGCCCTGGTCAGTCTCGAGGGACGTGCCGGGCCTGGTTCGCCGGCGCCGCAGATCGAGCCGCTGCTCTATTCACTTCTCGATGGACAGCTGCTGCGCACAGCGGTCAACACCCGTGGCGCAGGACGCATCGGCCTGCCGGGATCGCTGCGCCTGCGCGTTTCCGACAGCACGCATCCCATGGCGGTGCGGTTGCGCCAGCTGGGGCTGGCCGGTGCTCGCCCCTGGATGGTGTTTCGCTCCCGGCGATTGCAGCTGCGCCTGAACGCCGGTGTGGCTCTGGACTACTGACCGGGCTGGCCGTGATGACCCGGCGTTCGGGCGATGCAAACCCGGTTGCGGCCCTGTGACTTGGCCTGATAGAGCGCTTCATCTGCCCGCTTGACCAGCTGCCGGTGGTCTGACTCACCGGCGTGGGCGGCCACGCCCAGGCTGATGGTCAGATTGATGTTCGCCGCGCCGATTGGGAACGGCGTGGCGGCCACCGCCTGGCGAATCTTTTCGGCGACCGTCCCGGCCTGATCGGCGGTCGTGTCGGGCAGCAGAATCAGGAATTCCTCACCGCCCCAGCGCGCGGCAAGATCCTCCTGGCGCAGCGCGCCACGCAGTCGGCCGGCCAGGGTGCGCAGCACCCCATCGCCGACCTCGTGGCCCCACCGATCATTGACCTGCTTGAAGTGATCGATATCAGCCAGCAGGATCGACAGCGGGCGGCGGTGCCTGAGCGCGCGTGCGGTTTCGGCTGTCAGCTGTGGTTCGAGCAGGCGCCGGTTGCCCAGACCGGTCAGCGCGTCGGTGGTTGCGTGTTCATGCAGCTGGCGGTTGGCCTGGAAAGCCTGCAGCCGGGTGCGACAGAGCAGTTCGGCGGCCAGCAGCCCGACTGCCAGCATCATCAGCGAATCGAACAGGCGGGTGATCACGAACCACGGGTTTTCGCCGCTCAGGGTCAGCGCAAGGACTGCCCCAGAGGCCGGCAGCAAGTAGATGATCAGCAGCTCGCGGGCGCCGCTCAAAGCGATCAGCGACACGGCAAAGGTGCTCATGATCAGGCCCTGAATCATCACCTCGACGTTGCCGTCTTCGGCACGCCAGTCAGCGACAAACAGCCCGAACATCATGGTCATGATCAGGATAGCTATCAGCCGCAGCAGCGCTGCAGCTCCATGCCCGTCCGACCGGATGTGGCACCAGGCCAGCGCAACAGCGGCAACCGCGAGCACCGGCGCTCGCCACAACGCGTGTTGCCACCATAGCCCGTTCATCCCGCCGAACACGAACAGCTCGGCGATCTGGTAGGCCGGCACCACCAGGATCACCAGGGCACTCGCCGAAATTGCCATGGTCCGCGCCAGTCGGCGAGCATGGGTGACCGGGTCCGGGTGCCAGTCCGGTGCAGGATTGGCTGATTGCGGCATGGACAAGCACAGGCGCCAGATGGCGCTCTCGGGGCAGGCTCTTAGCCTAGTGTACCCCGTCACTCATCTTGTAACTTATAGAGCACCGTACAAGCCCGAGCGCAAGGCGGCGCTCGCCGGGAAGGGTGGTGCCCTTTGCAAGAGCGTCAACGCCGCGATCGGGCTTGTACGGCGCTCCCGGTCGGGCGAGTGCCTCAGGGGCCATCTGCGGCGTTGCGATTGCTTGACGTAGCCCCACTACGCCGGCGCAATCGCGCCTTGCATCTGGCCCCTGAGGCACTCGCTATAAGTCACAAGATGAGTGACGGGGTACACTAGGTCATGGTGCAGGAGCAATCCTGCTGCCGGTCAATTTCAGAGCGATTGATCCGAATCATTCATGTATTTGATCAACATGTATTGGGATGATCGGCGATAATGAAGGTTGCGCCCGGCGCAGCGAAATTGTCGAGTACAGGAACCGAAACCATGAAGCTTGTCTGCCCGGCCGGCTCGCTGCCGGCCCTGACCGAAGCCGTCAACAACGGCGCCGATGCCGTCTACATCGGCTTTCGTGACGCCACCAACGCGCGCGCCTTTCCGGGCCTGAATTTCTCGGATCGTGACATCGACAAGGGCCTGGCCCACGCGCGCTCGCGCGGCTGCCAGGTCTATGTGGCGCTCAATACCTACCCGACCTCCGACAGGCTCGATCAGTGGTACTCGGCGGTCGATCGCGCGGCCGACCTCGGCGTCGACACCCTGATCATTGCCGAGATGGCGGTGCTCGACTACGCCGCGCGCAAGCATCCCCAAATCCGTCGTCACCTGTCGGTCCAGGGCTCGGCCACGACCGCGGCGGCGCTGAAGTTCTACCACGAGCAGTTCGGCATCTCACGCGCCGTGCTGCCGCGCGTGCTGGCCATCCAGCAGGTCGAGGCCCTGGCCGAGAAGAGCCCGATCGAGCTCGAAGTGTTCGCCTTCGGCAGCTTGTGCATCATGGTCGAGGGCCGCTGTCAGCTCTCCAGCTACGTCACCGGCAAGTCGCCCAATCTGGCCGGGGTGTGCTCGCCGGCCGAGTACGTGGCCTGGGACGAGACGCCCGAAGGCAAGACCGCGCGCCTCAATGGCGTGCTGATCGACCGCTTCGCCGACAACGAGCCAGCTGGCTACCCGGTGGTGTGCAAGGGCCGCTACCAGGTCGGTGACGAGACCTTCCACGCCCTGGAAGAGCCGACCAGCCTGAACACCCTGGAGCTGCTGCCCAGGCTCAGGGAAATCGGCATTTCCGCCGTCAAGATCGAGGGCCGCCAGCGCTCGCCGGCCTACGTCGGCACGGTCACGCGCATCTGGCGCGAGGCCATCGACCGGGTCGAGCGCGACCCGGACGCATTCACCACCGAGGCCGAGTGGCAGCGC
This DNA window, taken from Pseudomonadota bacterium, encodes the following:
- a CDS encoding U32 family peptidase, which encodes MKLVCPAGSLPALTEAVNNGADAVYIGFRDATNARAFPGLNFSDRDIDKGLAHARSRGCQVYVALNTYPTSDRLDQWYSAVDRAADLGVDTLIIAEMAVLDYAARKHPQIRRHLSVQGSATTAAALKFYHEQFGISRAVLPRVLAIQQVEALAEKSPIELEVFAFGSLCIMVEGRCQLSSYVTGKSPNLAGVCSPAEYVAWDETPEGKTARLNGVLIDRFADNEPAGYPVVCKGRYQVGDETFHALEEPTSLNTLELLPRLREIGISAVKIEGRQRSPAYVGTVTRIWREAIDRVERDPDAFTTEAEWQRELTRLSEGSQVTLGPYQRAWQ
- a CDS encoding acyl-CoA/acyl-ACP dehydrogenase, translated to MSLEACDVELMLAELGRFAHGPLAAEVTHPEAPVDGPVLTRLREGAVALGLLGAAGKVAEFGLWPADDSGSACVFSIRALQLLGEVNAGIALAWHRAALAAHLADGLGLARRAGETAVVVTGHYGLGRSSLARWLLDRKPEQDDTALLSDWLDRHARDTFALAPVDWQWLLWPVWTTHGLVWCRHARGTLTAERQRPQHGLDELVLWRLRLPEPVSAEPAQETARAMFGRALKMEVLAALAIASGAVRGACHLALDYAARRRQGGVPINHYPAVQSQLAIIDSALVQADDALGALERPLDAIDLGRLLTVRVRLDASLREAANAAMQVHGGIGYMRDIGIEKRLREVNMLSTIAGGVREIPLFMAEWRS
- a CDS encoding GGDEF domain-containing protein, which translates into the protein MPQSANPAPDWHPDPVTHARRLARTMAISASALVILVVPAYQIAELFVFGGMNGLWWQHALWRAPVLAVAAVALAWCHIRSDGHGAAALLRLIAILIMTMMFGLFVADWRAEDGNVEVMIQGLIMSTFAVSLIALSGARELLIIYLLPASGAVLALTLSGENPWFVITRLFDSLMMLAVGLLAAELLCRTRLQAFQANRQLHEHATTDALTGLGNRRLLEPQLTAETARALRHRRPLSILLADIDHFKQVNDRWGHEVGDGVLRTLAGRLRGALRQEDLAARWGGEEFLILLPDTTADQAGTVAEKIRQAVAATPFPIGAANINLTISLGVAAHAGESDHRQLVKRADEALYQAKSQGRNRVCIARTPGHHGQPGQ
- a CDS encoding acyl-CoA/acyl-ACP dehydrogenase; this translates as MRDHLHGHLPDDHPLAPAARLAEFRWPVRAFVNYRRDDLWAADCRRLPRPLARLRRRARAFAETRIRPLSAELDLLGHWSPQERPPAIDHLLAEAGRAGWLTHVLPRPVGSMPWSAVRYPLVWQASLVIEEFARACGGLMLLLSAHHLGVMPLLLSGQLKDLRRHLLPIYRGCRRGDWRLMAFAITEPGAGSDVEDGHGAASARPGLVARRVEGGWRLCGSKCYISGGDLADRLTVFAAIEGQGLDSWTCFVVPADSAGFRVARTELKMGMRASGAAQLEFDEVFVPDDNVVGAVGQGWTLNRAVLNASRLPVAAMGVGLARAATECAIEFARSYHLGPRALVDYQDVQLELAEMVAETRAMRSLLWQEARHARAPRQLHSALVKFHATDRAQQVVERAMALLGDHGGRHELTIERIFRDIRLTRIFEGTNDINRLALIEDWQHALLPTDRPSHSGV